DNA from Streptomyces luteogriseus:
AGTTCTCCAGGGTCTTCGCCACCATGTCGGCCTGCTTGTTGCCGCGCCGGGTGGTGATCGAGCCCTCGTCGTAGTCGATGTCCTCGGGGTCGACGATGACCTCGATGGTGGGGGAGTGGTCCAGCTCCCGCAGCTCCATGGGGCTGAACTTCGCCTGCGCCGGGCCGCGGCGGCCGAACACGTGGATCTCCTTGGCCCGGTTGGCCTTGAGACCCTCGTGGACGTTGGCCGGGATCTCCGTCGGCAGCAGCTCGTCCGCCGTCTTGGCCAGGATGCGCGCGACGTCCAGCGCGACGTTGCCGACCCCGAGCACGGCGACCTTCTCGGCCTCCAGCGGCCAGGTGCGCGGCACGTCCGGGTGGCCGTCGTACCAGGACACGAAGTCGGCGGCGCCGTACGAGCCGTCGAGGTCGATCCCCGGCAGGGAGAGCGCCCGGTCGGCCGTCGCGCCGGTGGCGAAGATCACGCCGTCGTAGAACGCGCGCAGGTCGTCCAGGCCGATGTCGGTGCCGTAGTCCACGTTGCCGAAGAGCCGGATCTGCGGTTTGTCGAGCACCTGGTGCAGGGCGGTGATGATGCCCTTGATCCGCGGGTGATCGGGGGCGACGCCGTAGCGGATCAGTCCGAACGGCGCCGGCATGCGCTCGAAGATGTCGATGGACACACCGGGGTCGGCGGCCACCTCGGACTTGAGCAGGGCGTCGGCGGCGTAGATCCCGGCGGGGCCGGATCCGACGATGGCTACCCGCAGGGGGCGGGGCATGGTCAGGTTCCCTTCGAGCGGCGACA
Protein-coding regions in this window:
- a CDS encoding FAD-dependent oxidoreductase, with the protein product MPRPLRVAIVGSGPAGIYAADALLKSEVAADPGVSIDIFERMPAPFGLIRYGVAPDHPRIKGIITALHQVLDKPQIRLFGNVDYGTDIGLDDLRAFYDGVIFATGATADRALSLPGIDLDGSYGAADFVSWYDGHPDVPRTWPLEAEKVAVLGVGNVALDVARILAKTADELLPTEIPANVHEGLKANRAKEIHVFGRRGPAQAKFSPMELRELDHSPTIEVIVDPEDIDYDEGSITTRRGNKQADMVAKTLENWAIRDVGDRPHKLFLHFFESPVEVLGEDGKVVGLRTERTELDGTGNVKGTGTFHTWDVGAVYRAVGYLSDKLPKLPWDIDSGTVPDEGGRVMQETGEHLQSTYVTGWIRRGPIGLIGHTKGDANETVANLLDDYRNERLHTPATPAPEAVDAFLAERDIRFTTWDGWYKLDAAEKALGEPEGRERVKIVEREDMLRASGA